A segment of the Leptospira barantonii genome:
CTTCAGCTCGATCAACTCCGCTCTAATTCTCAACTTGCTTCCTACTTTTACGGGCTCTAAAAACCGAAGTTTCTCCATCCCGTAATTGATCCCCATCTTAATATTCTTTAATTCTAATATTTGAGATAAGAGGTAGGGTGCCATGGACAAGGTAAGATATCCGTGAGCGATCGTTCCTCCGAACGGAGATTCCTTTGAGGCCCTATCCGGGTCGGTGTGAATCCACTGATGATCCAGGGTCGCGTCGGCGAACTTGTTCACCTGCTCCTGAGTCACTGTGTGATAATCGGATACTCCGATTTCCTTTCCCGTATAGGCTTCTAGTTCGGCAAAACTGGACAATACTACCTTAGCCATGTTTTTCTCCTTTTACTCCGTTTTATTTTTTAATTTTTCAGTAAGCTGTTCAAAGATTTCGGACTCGAGAATGGAGATATCGATATTGTCCTGAAGACCTCGGGCTTTACCCGAGTAGATCGCCTTCCAGAGAATTTCGCCGTTATCCACATCCATCGCTTTGACCGTGACTTCCATCACCGAATTACCGGAAGCGGTTCCGAAATCCGTCATGTCCGTAAAGACGACAACGTCGCCTTTGAGTTGTTTTGCGATTTGAATTCCTCTTTCCTCGCTGAAGGAATTCTCCGCCGCAAAAGCGGTGCGGTATTGTTTTTCCGCGTTGTATTTGTCCTGCACCTTTCCGCCGTATTCGAGAATGGTGAGTTCCAGTTTTTCATAACTTCTGGATTCTAAGAATTTTTTCTGATCCGCGTTTTGGTTTTTCATCAACCAGCCGGTTCGAATCTGGACCGGAAAAATCACGTGTCTCGATTTTTTGTCCGGCGTAAAACCTTTTCGAACGAACACCGTTCCGAAGATGAAGTTTTTCGAGGAAGCACACTGTACGAATACGAAAAAGAATAGAATGAATGCGCCGAAAATTCTCGGGAAAGAGGGGATGGGGCTCCCGTTCGGGAAAAAAGTAAATGCGATGCGAGGAGCGGACAATTTGTTTTCCCTTCTGTTCCTTTACTACCAGTAGTCAGACAAGCCATTTGTCCATCCGTTTTTTCAGGTTTTACGCGGCAGAATTCGACGTATAAACGAAATCCTAATTT
Coding sequences within it:
- a CDS encoding MaoC family dehydratase; protein product: MAKVVLSSFAELEAYTGKEIGVSDYHTVTQEQVNKFADATLDHQWIHTDPDRASKESPFGGTIAHGYLTLSMAPYLLSQILELKNIKMGINYGMEKLRFLEPVKVGSKLRIRAELIELKDLRGTARMTLKMTFETEGSTKAAAVGEVIYLYQFA